One region of Rubripirellula tenax genomic DNA includes:
- a CDS encoding M28 family peptidase, which translates to MLCSIAHRAVVSLAFLVFGSTLLQAEAPDVAAISGNEALLLSGTRQITFEGRRAGEGYFSADGNRMVFQSERDPANPFYQIYVTDLETGDIEIVSPGFGKTTCAWIHPQGDRILFASTLDDPDAKTKQTDELELRATGKERRYSWDYDPAYELYAKDLASGMFTRLTDTKGYDAEASYSPSGKQIVFASNRCAYERELSDREKQLFEIDPASMIDLYIMDADGANVRRLTDVAGYDGGPFFSPDGQRICWRRFSEDGVTAEVYTMKTDGTDVKRLTEIGAMSWAPYFHPSGDYLIFTTNKHGFGNFELYLVRADGKGQPVRVTDTDGFDGLPVFLPDGDRLSWTSNRTKSKQSQIFLADWDDAKARQLLDLTDAESEDRTAALASAESSSPDFSPADVMRHVDYLTRPELGGRLTGTEGERRATAYVAAYLESLGLEPAGENGTFFQSFDFPAGSTLGKNNSMTTGDQTLVLNQDWVPLSFSADGEIGEAAIVFAGYGLQVPGGEGVDEYDSYVHLNVAGQWVLVFRDLPQEITPEQRQQMARYSSPRRKATVARDLGAKGIIFAAGPTSKVRNELIRFDADASQAGVSIGALSVTNEVAAKWLAETDQDLAKIQSELDDGSLAMGFPVEGAKANASVDIDRKRGTGRNVLARMNAGEQADASQPVVIVGAHVDHLGKGGSSNSLAKDDERDGIHVGADDNASGVAAMLEIAQYLAAEKKAGRLKAKRDLVIAGWSGEELGLFGSQAFVEAYGTLYPDAPKTVVDPDYAAAAAAHGMTTDAAPLTAAVAAYLNLDMVGRLREKLVIQGLGSSPGFDAEVQRRNVPVGLELTLDKTSTRLPTDASAFVARDVPILSAFTGAHEDYHTPRDTPDKLNYEGAAKISRLFALLARGFLTAAEPPKFELAEGEASEKDVPRANLTAYLGTIPDYVAGDVKGLKLSGVAGEGPAAKAGLKGGDVIIELSGRKIEDIYDYTYAIEALKIGEEVEIVVRRGQDDVKLMVTPTARD; encoded by the coding sequence ATGCTCTGTTCAATTGCCCACCGCGCTGTCGTTTCGCTCGCCTTTCTCGTTTTCGGTTCCACGCTCTTGCAAGCTGAGGCTCCGGATGTGGCCGCGATCAGTGGCAATGAGGCACTGCTGCTGAGTGGGACACGTCAAATTACGTTTGAAGGCCGCCGTGCTGGCGAAGGATACTTCAGCGCTGATGGTAACCGAATGGTCTTTCAAAGCGAACGCGATCCGGCCAATCCGTTCTATCAAATCTACGTGACGGATTTGGAAACCGGCGACATCGAAATTGTGTCGCCCGGTTTCGGGAAAACCACGTGCGCGTGGATCCATCCCCAAGGCGATCGCATCCTGTTCGCTAGCACACTGGACGATCCCGATGCAAAGACAAAACAAACGGATGAACTGGAGTTGCGGGCCACCGGAAAAGAACGTCGGTATTCTTGGGATTACGATCCGGCCTACGAGTTGTATGCAAAAGACTTGGCGTCGGGAATGTTCACTCGCTTGACCGACACAAAAGGATACGACGCAGAAGCCAGCTACAGCCCCAGTGGTAAGCAAATCGTGTTCGCGTCGAACCGCTGCGCTTACGAAAGAGAATTGTCCGACCGCGAAAAACAGTTGTTCGAAATCGATCCGGCATCAATGATCGATCTGTACATCATGGACGCCGACGGAGCGAATGTCCGCCGTTTGACGGATGTCGCCGGGTACGACGGCGGGCCGTTCTTTTCGCCCGATGGCCAACGAATTTGTTGGCGCCGATTTAGCGAGGATGGCGTCACGGCCGAGGTCTACACGATGAAGACCGACGGGACCGATGTGAAACGGTTGACGGAGATCGGTGCGATGAGTTGGGCGCCGTACTTTCACCCCAGCGGCGACTACTTGATCTTCACCACCAACAAGCACGGCTTCGGCAATTTCGAACTGTACCTCGTCCGCGCCGACGGCAAAGGCCAGCCCGTTCGTGTGACGGACACCGATGGCTTTGATGGGCTTCCCGTGTTCTTGCCCGATGGTGACCGATTGTCGTGGACATCGAATCGAACCAAGTCGAAACAGTCGCAAATTTTCCTGGCGGATTGGGACGATGCCAAGGCACGGCAATTGCTGGATTTGACCGACGCCGAAAGCGAAGATCGCACCGCTGCGCTGGCATCAGCCGAATCGTCATCCCCAGATTTTTCGCCCGCCGACGTGATGCGCCATGTCGACTATCTGACTCGCCCCGAACTGGGTGGCCGATTGACGGGCACCGAAGGCGAGCGTCGGGCGACGGCCTATGTTGCTGCTTATCTGGAAAGCCTGGGGTTGGAACCGGCCGGCGAAAATGGAACGTTTTTTCAATCGTTTGATTTTCCGGCCGGTTCGACGCTGGGTAAAAACAACTCGATGACGACGGGTGATCAAACGCTCGTGCTGAATCAAGACTGGGTCCCATTGTCGTTCTCGGCGGACGGTGAAATCGGAGAAGCTGCCATCGTCTTCGCGGGGTACGGTCTGCAGGTTCCCGGCGGCGAAGGCGTCGACGAGTACGACAGCTATGTGCATTTGAATGTTGCAGGCCAGTGGGTGTTGGTGTTCCGTGATCTTCCGCAAGAGATCACACCCGAGCAGCGGCAACAAATGGCTCGGTATAGTTCGCCACGGCGTAAAGCCACAGTCGCTCGTGACCTGGGCGCGAAGGGGATTATCTTCGCCGCCGGGCCGACCAGCAAAGTGCGAAACGAACTGATTCGTTTTGATGCCGACGCGTCTCAGGCTGGCGTTTCGATCGGTGCCCTTTCGGTCACCAACGAAGTCGCGGCAAAGTGGTTGGCCGAGACGGATCAGGACTTGGCAAAAATTCAATCCGAACTGGACGACGGATCGCTCGCGATGGGTTTTCCCGTCGAAGGCGCGAAGGCAAACGCGAGCGTCGACATCGATCGCAAGCGTGGCACAGGACGAAACGTATTGGCTCGCATGAACGCTGGCGAACAAGCCGATGCATCGCAGCCCGTTGTGATCGTGGGCGCCCATGTCGACCACTTGGGTAAGGGCGGAAGCAGCAACTCGCTAGCCAAAGACGACGAACGTGATGGGATTCACGTCGGTGCCGATGACAATGCTTCGGGCGTGGCGGCGATGCTTGAAATCGCTCAGTATTTGGCAGCGGAGAAGAAGGCCGGGCGGTTGAAAGCGAAGCGTGACTTGGTGATCGCCGGTTGGAGCGGCGAAGAACTTGGTTTGTTCGGTTCCCAAGCATTCGTCGAAGCCTACGGCACGCTTTACCCCGACGCGCCGAAAACAGTCGTCGATCCGGATTACGCGGCCGCCGCAGCCGCGCACGGGATGACCACGGACGCCGCGCCGTTGACCGCCGCCGTAGCAGCCTATTTGAACTTGGACATGGTTGGACGACTTCGCGAAAAACTGGTCATCCAAGGGCTGGGATCGTCACCAGGATTTGATGCCGAAGTCCAGCGGCGTAACGTGCCGGTGGGTTTAGAGTTGACGTTGGACAAGACGAGCACTCGATTGCCCACCGATGCGTCAGCGTTTGTGGCCCGCGATGTGCCGATTTTATCGGCCTTTACGGGGGCTCACGAGGACTACCATACGCCGCGTGATACGCCAGACAAATTGAACTACGAAGGTGCAGCCAAGATCAGCCGTTTGTTTGCGCTGTTGGCTCGCGGTTTTTTAACCGCTGCCGAGCCGCCGAAGTTCGAACTGGCTGAGGGCGAAGCGTCGGAGAAGGACGTGCCCCGTGCGAACTTGACGGCATATCTAGGGACGATTCCCGACTACGTTGCGGGCGACGTGAAGGGTCTGAAGCTGAGCGGTGTCGCCGGCGAAGGCCCCGCGGCCAAGGCGGGCTTGAAGGGCGGCGACGTGATCATCGAACTTTCCGGCCGAAAAATCGAAGACATCTACGATTACACCTACGCGATCGAGGCTCTAAAAATCGGTGAAGAGGTGGAAATCGTAGTTCGTCGGGGACAGGACGACGTAAAGTTGATGGTAACGCCCACCGCACGCGATTGA
- a CDS encoding UxaA family hydrolase, with protein sequence MTIVDQADANPRPMLIRLDPSDNVAVATSAIAASQRETLGGREVVIRTSIPAGHKVATLPISSGDPVIKYGQPIGMATRDIGLGDHVHSHNLTDHHVVSDDLSTISPPPPLPKQSRSFDGFHRPDGRVGTRNYVMLLSTVNCSATVCHKVVARFTPERMKRWPGVDGVFAATHTTGCAMQYDGIKHQMLGRVLAGYAGHPNVGGVLVIGLGCEQTTAGYLAEHHGVVSLYAPGGKKLTRDAGVPILTMQTEGGTRATIEKADALMVEVLDRANRFTRSPADASKLTLGVECGGSDGYSGLTANPAVGVVSDRIVACGGTSVISETTELYGAEHLLVRRSRSAAVAQKLLDRIQWWKDHVAMYGGQIDNNPSVGNKAGGLTTITEKSLGAVSKSGSTAMEAVYEYAEPITSTGLVVMDTPGFDPASVTGKVAGGANLVLFTTGRGSCFGCKPTPVVKIATNTPMFDAMREDMDLDAGTVMTGEDLQSAGDRFFEFTLEVASGRKTASEILDVGDHEFIPWTVGPTL encoded by the coding sequence ATGACAATTGTCGACCAAGCGGATGCGAATCCCCGCCCGATGCTGATTCGATTGGACCCCAGCGACAATGTGGCCGTGGCGACGTCCGCGATTGCGGCAAGTCAAAGGGAAACGCTTGGCGGTCGAGAAGTCGTGATCAGAACGTCGATTCCGGCGGGCCACAAAGTCGCGACCTTGCCCATCTCGTCCGGCGATCCGGTGATCAAGTACGGCCAACCCATTGGTATGGCGACCCGCGACATCGGTTTGGGGGACCACGTTCATTCCCACAACTTGACCGACCATCACGTCGTATCCGACGATCTGTCGACGATTTCGCCTCCGCCTCCGCTGCCCAAACAGTCGCGATCGTTCGACGGATTCCACCGGCCCGATGGTCGCGTCGGGACGCGCAACTACGTCATGTTGCTATCGACGGTGAATTGCAGTGCGACAGTCTGTCACAAAGTGGTCGCTCGATTTACGCCCGAGCGCATGAAGCGTTGGCCGGGCGTTGATGGTGTCTTTGCGGCAACTCACACCACCGGTTGCGCGATGCAGTATGACGGCATTAAGCACCAAATGCTGGGGCGTGTCTTGGCCGGATACGCGGGGCACCCCAACGTCGGCGGCGTGTTGGTGATCGGGCTGGGTTGCGAACAAACCACTGCGGGATACCTGGCCGAACATCACGGCGTCGTTTCCTTGTACGCCCCCGGCGGTAAGAAACTGACTCGCGACGCGGGGGTCCCGATATTGACGATGCAAACCGAAGGCGGCACGCGGGCGACGATCGAAAAAGCAGACGCACTGATGGTCGAAGTCCTCGACCGGGCCAATCGGTTCACCCGTTCGCCCGCCGATGCGTCGAAGTTGACACTGGGGGTCGAGTGCGGCGGAAGCGACGGTTACTCGGGTTTGACGGCGAATCCAGCCGTGGGCGTGGTTTCGGACCGGATCGTCGCGTGTGGCGGCACGAGTGTGATTTCGGAAACGACGGAATTGTACGGCGCCGAACACTTGCTGGTCCGTCGCAGTCGCTCGGCAGCGGTCGCCCAAAAACTGCTGGATCGGATTCAGTGGTGGAAGGACCACGTCGCGATGTACGGTGGCCAGATCGACAACAACCCGTCGGTCGGCAACAAGGCGGGCGGATTGACGACGATCACGGAAAAGTCGCTGGGCGCGGTATCCAAAAGTGGCTCGACTGCGATGGAGGCCGTTTACGAATATGCCGAGCCGATCACGTCGACAGGACTGGTCGTGATGGACACGCCAGGGTTTGATCCGGCCAGCGTCACGGGCAAGGTTGCCGGTGGGGCGAACTTAGTCCTATTCACCACCGGACGGGGCAGTTGTTTTGGGTGCAAACCGACGCCGGTCGTCAAGATCGCAACAAATACACCGATGTTCGATGCGATGCGTGAAGATATGGACCTGGACGCAGGGACGGTGATGACGGGCGAAGACCTGCAATCGGCCGGCGATCGTTTTTTCGAATTCACTCTGGAAGTCGCCAGCGGTCGAAAGACGGCCAGCGAGATACTTGACGTCGGCGATCACGAGTTTATCCCCTGGACGGTTGGGCCAACGCTCTAG
- a CDS encoding zinc metallopeptidase codes for MIMYLLFLAPAMLLGLYAQWKVKSSFTAMSQIPARMSGAEAARRMLDNGGLQSVGIEQVPGQLSDHYDPRSKVLRLSGDVYNGRSMAALGVACHEAGHAFQDAKGYLPLVVRNAAVPAANFGSGISGILLMAGFVMGAKPLILIGVLFFSAVVFFQLVNLPVEFDASARAKHELVAQGMIAGNEEHYVGKVLNAAALTYVAATLQSVMTLAYYLFVIFGNQRDD; via the coding sequence ATGATCATGTATCTGCTGTTTTTGGCTCCAGCAATGTTGCTGGGCCTTTACGCTCAGTGGAAGGTGAAATCTTCATTCACGGCAATGAGCCAAATCCCCGCGAGAATGTCGGGCGCCGAAGCAGCGCGTCGGATGCTCGATAACGGCGGACTACAATCGGTCGGAATCGAGCAGGTTCCCGGGCAACTGAGCGACCACTACGATCCGCGTTCCAAAGTGCTGCGATTGAGTGGCGACGTTTACAACGGTCGATCGATGGCTGCGCTGGGCGTGGCTTGTCACGAGGCCGGGCATGCGTTCCAAGATGCGAAGGGTTACCTTCCGTTGGTTGTTCGCAATGCAGCGGTGCCAGCCGCCAACTTTGGGTCGGGAATCAGCGGCATTTTATTGATGGCCGGATTCGTGATGGGGGCCAAGCCGTTGATTTTGATCGGCGTGCTGTTTTTCTCGGCGGTCGTATTCTTCCAACTGGTGAATTTGCCCGTCGAATTTGACGCGAGCGCGCGAGCGAAGCACGAGTTGGTCGCTCAAGGCATGATCGCCGGGAATGAAGAACACTACGTCGGCAAGGTTCTAAACGCTGCGGCGTTGACCTATGTGGCTGCGACGCTGCAATCGGTGATGACGCTGGCTTACTACCTGTTCGTGATTTTCGGAAATCAACGCGACGACTAA
- a CDS encoding YjfB family protein: MSSIPAPVRQLLQARDQATAQKIDMAVTKKALDTQKATGDAIISMLEQTVNVQKQIAKGHLDVKV; the protein is encoded by the coding sequence ATGTCCAGCATTCCTGCGCCGGTACGCCAACTTCTTCAGGCTCGTGACCAAGCAACGGCCCAGAAGATCGACATGGCCGTTACGAAGAAAGCACTTGATACGCAAAAAGCGACCGGCGACGCGATCATTTCGATGCTCGAACAAACGGTCAACGTGCAGAAGCAGATCGCCAAAGGTCACCTGGACGTTAAGGTCTAA
- a CDS encoding glutamate synthase subunit beta encodes MGKPTGFKEFDRKKVPWRLPVVRINDYDEIYTEPKLEQLKEQGARCMDCGVPFCQSTTGCPIDNLIPEWNDLVYNNRWKEAIERLHKTNNFPEFTGRVCPAPCEGACVLGITNPPVTIKNIENAIVDRAWEEGWIVPEPPETRTGKTVAIVGSGPAGLSAADQLNRAGHKVTVFERADRIGGLLQYGIPNMKLSKQAIQRRIDKMTTEGITFKTGVNIGKDISPKDLQKDFDAVLLACGATKPRDLPIPNRDAVGVYPAMDFLTANTAQAVHGDSLGDGFISAEGKDVIVIGGGDTGTDCIGTSIRHGCRSLVNFELLPKPPEDRAPDNPWPQWPRVFRVDYGHEEASEKFGRDPREYQILSKEFLKDENGNLRGIKTVQVAWTKNSEGGWAMSEVAGSEKDWPAQLILLAMGFLGPEQYVAESLGLEVDPRSNFQAVHGKYTTNIDGVFAAGDCRRGQSLVVWAINEGRGAARAIDIYLEGSSNLPAPGQTMGTAMEMSV; translated from the coding sequence ATGGGCAAGCCAACCGGATTCAAAGAATTTGACCGTAAAAAAGTGCCGTGGCGTTTACCAGTCGTTCGCATCAACGACTATGACGAAATCTACACCGAACCGAAGCTCGAACAACTCAAAGAGCAAGGCGCTCGGTGTATGGATTGTGGTGTCCCGTTCTGTCAATCGACGACCGGATGTCCGATCGATAACTTGATCCCCGAGTGGAACGACCTGGTTTACAACAACCGTTGGAAAGAAGCGATCGAACGGTTGCACAAGACCAACAACTTCCCGGAGTTCACCGGACGGGTTTGCCCGGCGCCGTGCGAAGGCGCGTGCGTGCTTGGCATCACCAATCCGCCGGTGACGATCAAGAACATCGAAAATGCGATCGTCGATCGAGCTTGGGAAGAGGGATGGATCGTGCCGGAACCGCCCGAAACGCGCACTGGAAAAACCGTTGCGATCGTGGGCAGCGGACCGGCGGGTTTGTCTGCGGCGGACCAACTCAATCGCGCCGGTCACAAGGTCACCGTCTTTGAACGAGCCGACCGAATCGGCGGACTGCTGCAGTACGGCATTCCGAATATGAAGTTGTCCAAGCAAGCGATCCAGCGCCGCATCGACAAGATGACGACCGAGGGCATCACGTTCAAAACGGGGGTGAACATCGGCAAAGACATCTCGCCCAAAGACTTGCAAAAAGATTTTGACGCCGTCTTGTTGGCTTGCGGTGCAACGAAACCGCGTGATTTGCCGATTCCCAATCGCGACGCCGTGGGCGTTTATCCAGCCATGGATTTCTTGACCGCCAACACGGCCCAGGCCGTCCACGGCGATTCGCTAGGCGATGGGTTCATCAGCGCCGAAGGCAAAGACGTGATCGTGATCGGCGGTGGTGATACCGGCACGGACTGTATCGGAACGTCGATCCGTCACGGTTGTCGCAGCTTGGTCAATTTTGAATTGCTACCCAAGCCGCCCGAAGACCGAGCACCCGACAATCCGTGGCCACAATGGCCACGTGTCTTCCGCGTCGACTATGGCCACGAAGAAGCTTCCGAGAAGTTCGGACGTGACCCGCGCGAGTACCAAATCCTGAGCAAGGAATTCTTGAAAGACGAGAACGGGAATTTGCGTGGTATCAAAACCGTTCAGGTCGCTTGGACCAAAAACAGCGAAGGCGGTTGGGCGATGTCCGAAGTCGCCGGCAGCGAGAAGGATTGGCCGGCACAGTTGATTCTTTTGGCGATGGGCTTCTTGGGACCGGAACAATACGTTGCCGAGTCGCTGGGATTGGAAGTCGATCCACGTAGCAATTTCCAAGCAGTCCACGGTAAGTACACGACGAACATCGACGGCGTTTTTGCCGCTGGTGACTGTCGCCGCGGCCAAAGTTTGGTGGTCTGGGCGATCAACGAAGGCCGCGGTGCCGCGCGTGCGATCGACATCTACTTGGAAGGCAGCAGTAACTTGCCCGCCCCCGGTCAAACGATGGGCACGGCGATGGAAATGAGCGTTTAG
- a CDS encoding DUF3500 domain-containing protein, giving the protein MRLFVRSFIAASLCLTALAVGGLKVGDPPGQQMQTFAESFVSSLDADQKAKAIMPYDSPARIDWHFIPKKSRKGLMIKEMNTAQQTAALRLVRAALSEMGYDKANKIMMNESVLRELEGDNRTWDRDSGMYYVTLFGEPKNEGVWGMSFEGHHLSLNFVCRDGKMVDSTPQFFATNPATIMDEVSGPLGKGTRILKQEEDLAFALINSLSGDTLGTAMIADEAPKEIRFAGEGQPKVGKPEGIPMSDLDASGKKLLQDLVSVYIDAVADDIAKQRRELIEQAGWDNVYFAWAGATKPGIGHYYRVRGNNFLIEFVNTQPDASGNPANHIHAVWRDLTGDFDLPIE; this is encoded by the coding sequence ATGCGTCTTTTCGTTCGCTCTTTCATTGCTGCCTCCCTTTGTCTTACCGCGCTGGCCGTTGGCGGTTTGAAGGTTGGCGATCCGCCCGGGCAACAGATGCAAACGTTTGCCGAGTCGTTTGTGTCGTCGCTTGATGCCGACCAGAAGGCGAAAGCGATCATGCCCTATGACTCGCCTGCTCGCATTGATTGGCACTTCATACCGAAGAAGTCTCGCAAGGGATTGATGATCAAGGAAATGAATACGGCCCAACAAACGGCCGCTTTGAGACTGGTTCGCGCAGCACTTAGCGAAATGGGTTACGACAAAGCCAACAAGATCATGATGAACGAGAGCGTGCTGCGAGAACTCGAAGGCGACAATCGCACTTGGGATCGTGATTCGGGAATGTACTACGTCACCTTGTTTGGTGAGCCCAAGAATGAAGGCGTGTGGGGCATGAGTTTTGAAGGCCACCACCTTTCGCTGAACTTCGTTTGCCGCGACGGCAAGATGGTCGATAGCACGCCGCAGTTTTTTGCAACCAACCCCGCTACGATCATGGACGAAGTGTCGGGACCGCTGGGCAAGGGAACTCGAATCCTGAAGCAGGAAGAAGACTTGGCATTCGCATTGATCAACTCGCTTTCGGGGGACACGCTCGGCACCGCGATGATCGCCGATGAAGCACCCAAGGAAATCCGTTTTGCCGGCGAAGGTCAGCCGAAAGTTGGCAAGCCTGAGGGCATCCCAATGTCTGATTTGGACGCCTCCGGAAAGAAACTGTTGCAAGATTTGGTCAGTGTCTACATCGATGCCGTTGCCGATGACATCGCTAAACAACGCCGCGAATTGATCGAGCAAGCCGGGTGGGACAACGTTTATTTCGCCTGGGCCGGCGCGACGAAGCCGGGTATCGGCCATTACTATCGTGTCCGCGGCAACAACTTCCTGATCGAATTCGTCAACACACAACCCGACGCGTCGGGCAACCCGGCCAACCACATCCACGCCGTGTGGCGAGACCTGACGGGCGACTTCGATTTGCCGATCGAATAG